Proteins encoded by one window of Burkholderia plantarii:
- the cfa gene encoding cyclopropane fatty acyl phospholipid synthase — MTPESRFPGRPDGTRTGTGAAPAVLSELLRQADVTIDGPRAWDIQVHDAQVYRRVFASWSLGLGEAYLDGQWDCDRLDVLFTKLLRADLDGAALGLAKLRLAAGHLRHRLFNLQSESRAFQVGEQHYDAGNDVFEAMLDTRMIYSCGYWEHATDLEQAQIDKLDMLCRKLRLRPGETLLDIGCGWGGLAKFAAERYGAKVTGVTVSKEQLALAQERCRGLPVTLLLRDYRELRGRFDKIVSVGMFEHVGPKNYATYFDTAKRLLAPEGVFVLHSIGIATEAAGTDPWIDRYVFPNGKLPSARQIVEAVDGRFIIEDWHNFGPDYDRTLMAWWDRFEAAWPALQARYGQRFYRMWKYYLLCCAGFFRSRQGQLWQLVLTHPERSETYRSVRLGGGLGC; from the coding sequence ATGACACCCGAATCCCGTTTCCCCGGCCGGCCCGACGGCACCCGTACCGGCACCGGCGCCGCGCCCGCGGTCCTGAGCGAGCTGCTGCGGCAGGCCGACGTGACGATCGACGGCCCGCGCGCCTGGGACATCCAGGTCCACGACGCGCAGGTCTACCGGCGCGTGTTCGCGAGCTGGTCGCTCGGGCTCGGCGAGGCCTACCTGGACGGGCAGTGGGATTGCGACCGGCTCGACGTGCTGTTCACGAAGCTGCTGCGCGCCGACCTCGACGGCGCCGCGCTGGGGCTGGCAAAGCTGCGGCTCGCCGCCGGGCATCTGCGCCACCGCCTGTTCAACCTGCAATCGGAGAGCCGCGCGTTCCAGGTGGGCGAGCAGCACTACGACGCCGGCAACGACGTGTTCGAGGCGATGCTCGATACGCGCATGATCTATTCGTGCGGCTACTGGGAACACGCCACCGATCTCGAGCAGGCGCAGATCGACAAGCTCGACATGCTGTGCCGCAAGCTGCGGCTGCGGCCCGGCGAGACGCTGCTCGACATCGGCTGCGGCTGGGGCGGGCTCGCGAAGTTCGCGGCCGAGCGCTACGGCGCGAAGGTGACCGGCGTGACCGTCTCGAAGGAGCAGCTCGCGCTCGCGCAGGAACGCTGCCGCGGGCTGCCCGTCACGCTGTTGCTGCGCGACTACCGCGAGCTGCGGGGCCGCTTCGACAAGATCGTCTCGGTGGGCATGTTCGAGCACGTCGGGCCGAAGAACTACGCGACCTACTTCGACACCGCGAAGCGCCTGCTCGCGCCCGAGGGCGTGTTCGTGCTGCACTCGATCGGGATCGCCACCGAGGCGGCCGGCACCGATCCGTGGATCGACCGCTACGTGTTCCCGAACGGCAAGCTGCCGTCGGCGCGGCAGATCGTCGAGGCCGTGGACGGGCGCTTCATCATCGAGGACTGGCACAACTTCGGCCCCGACTACGACCGCACGCTGATGGCCTGGTGGGACCGCTTCGAGGCCGCGTGGCCGGCGCTGCAGGCGCGCTATGGCCAGCGTTTCTACCGCATGTGGAAATACTATCTGCTCTGCTGCGCGGGCTTCTTCCGCTCGCGGCAGGGCCAGCTCTGGCAGCTCGTGCTGACCCATCCCGAGCGCTCGGAGACCTACCGCTCGGTGCGGCT
- a CDS encoding catalase, whose amino-acid sequence MSDKTTATAPLTHATGAPVSDNLNIQTAGPRGPALLQDVWLIEKLAHFDREVIPERRMHAKGAGAHGTFTVTHDVTRYTKARLFSEIGKRTPMFARFSTVAGERGAADAERDIRGFALKFYTEEGNWDVVGNNTPVFFFRDPLRFPDLNHAIKRDPRTGLRSADSNWDFWSLLPEALHQVTIVMSERGIPRTFRHMHGFGSHTYSFLNAANERSWVKFHFRSQQGIENLTDGEAEALVGRDRETHHRDLYESIERGEFPRWTLFIQVMTDAQAKAHRFNPFDLTKVWSKREFPLIEVGQVELNRNPENFFAETEQAAFSPANIVPGIGYSPDKMLQARLFSYADAQRYRLGVNFNHIPVNAPKCPFHSYHRDGAMRTDGNLGGTPSYWPNSKGVWADQQQLNEPPLEIDGAAAHWDHRVDDDHYQQPGDLFRMMTPAQQQTLFDNTARAMGDARDVVKQRHVDNCAKADPAYGAGVAAALARLAAGQGR is encoded by the coding sequence ATGTCCGACAAGACGACCGCCACCGCGCCGTTGACCCACGCCACCGGCGCCCCGGTCAGCGACAACCTCAACATCCAGACGGCCGGCCCGCGCGGCCCGGCGCTGCTGCAGGACGTCTGGCTGATCGAGAAGCTCGCGCACTTCGACCGCGAGGTGATCCCCGAGCGGCGCATGCATGCGAAGGGTGCCGGCGCGCACGGCACCTTCACGGTCACGCACGACGTCACGCGCTATACGAAGGCCAGGCTGTTCTCGGAGATCGGCAAGCGCACGCCGATGTTCGCGCGCTTCTCGACGGTGGCGGGCGAGCGCGGCGCGGCCGACGCCGAACGCGACATCCGCGGCTTCGCGCTGAAGTTCTACACCGAGGAAGGCAACTGGGACGTGGTCGGCAACAACACGCCGGTGTTCTTCTTCCGCGATCCGCTGCGGTTCCCCGACCTGAACCACGCGATCAAGCGCGACCCGCGCACCGGCCTGCGCAGCGCCGACAGCAACTGGGATTTCTGGTCGCTGCTGCCCGAGGCGCTGCACCAGGTGACGATCGTGATGAGCGAACGCGGCATCCCGCGCACGTTCCGCCACATGCACGGCTTCGGCAGCCATACCTACAGCTTCCTGAACGCCGCCAACGAGCGCAGCTGGGTGAAGTTCCACTTCCGCTCGCAGCAGGGCATCGAGAACCTGACCGACGGCGAGGCGGAGGCGCTGGTAGGCCGCGATCGCGAGACGCATCACCGCGACCTCTACGAGAGCATCGAGCGCGGCGAGTTTCCGCGCTGGACGCTGTTCATCCAGGTGATGACGGATGCGCAGGCCAAGGCGCACCGCTTCAATCCGTTCGACCTGACGAAGGTCTGGTCGAAGCGCGAGTTCCCGCTGATCGAGGTCGGCCAGGTCGAGCTGAACCGCAACCCGGAGAACTTCTTCGCGGAGACCGAGCAGGCCGCGTTCTCGCCCGCCAACATCGTGCCGGGCATCGGATATTCGCCGGACAAGATGCTGCAGGCGCGGCTGTTCTCGTACGCGGACGCGCAGCGCTACCGGCTCGGCGTGAACTTCAACCACATCCCCGTGAACGCGCCGAAGTGCCCGTTCCACAGCTACCACCGCGACGGCGCGATGCGCACCGACGGCAACCTCGGCGGCACGCCGTCGTACTGGCCGAACAGCAAGGGCGTGTGGGCCGATCAGCAGCAGCTCAACGAGCCGCCGCTCGAGATCGACGGCGCCGCCGCGCACTGGGACCACCGCGTCGACGACGACCACTACCAGCAGCCGGGCGACCTGTTCCGCATGATGACGCCCGCCCAGCAGCAGACGCTGTTCGACAACACCGCGCGCGCGATGGGCGATGCGCGCGACGTGGTCAAGCAGCGCCACGTCGACAACTGCGCGAAGGCCGATCCGGCCTACGGTGCCGGCGTGGCCGCGGCGCTCGCGCGGCTCGCGGCCGGGCAGGGGCGCTGA
- a CDS encoding efflux RND transporter permease subunit, with product MLGLVRTALRRPYTFVVLAILILIIGPLAALRTPTDIFPNIRIPVIAVIWQYTGLSPDQMVGRISSPFERVLTTTVNDIEHTEAQSIAGFGIVKIFFQPGVDINTANAQVTAVAQTLLRQLPPGTTPPLILNYSASTVPIIQLALSGKGLSEQNLADLGTNIIRPSLVSVPGAAIPYPFGGKTRQVQLDVDPAALQARGLSAQDVANALAGQNLLTPVGTQKIGNFEYTLNLNDAPDDIRDLANLPVKAVNGTTIYMHDIANVHDGSAPQTNIVHVNGSRSVLLTVLKNGAASTLAIIAGIKDRVAAGKAGWPDALRIDPIGDQSLFVTAAISGVAREGVIAAVLTSLMILLFLGSWRSTLIIATSIPLAVLGSIITLSALGETLNIMTLGGLALAVGILVDDATVTIENINWHLEQGKQVEEAILDGAAQIVTPAFVSLLCICIVFVPMFFLNGIARFLFVPMAEAVMFAMISSFILSRTLVPTMAKYLLKPHLHAGGDGHDGHGEPAAKPASRNPLVRFQRAFEARFEAVRARYRGLLELALANRRPFVSVFFGCVLLSFALVPLLGQNFFPSVDAGQIVMHVRAPVGTRVERTAEILADVQRAVRRIVPAAELGAMVDNMGLSVSGINTAYNNTGTIGSQDGDIQITLNEGHAPTADYVRKMREVLPREFPGVTFSFPPADIISQILNFGAPAPIDLQVRGNNLAANFAYADTLLREIRRVPGVADARLQQSAQNPAFSVDVDRTRAQLLGITERDVTNSLVVNLAGSSQVAPTYWLNPANGVSYPIVMQTPQYNLDSLAALQNLPVSATGVNATGSGGQILGGLATIRRQNIHSVISQYNIQPMVEIFATTQDRDLGAVSRDINRIVAAHASTLPRGASVSLLGQVQTMNNAFGGMLFGLLGAVVLIYLLIVVNFQSWSDPFVIVTALPAALAGIVWMLFATHTTMSVPALTGAIMCMGVATANSILVVSFCRESLAQHGDVMRAALEGGFTRFRPVLMTALSMIIGMAPMALGLGEGGEQNAPLGRAVIGGLVFATTATLFLVPAVFCMIHSRPRRAPSSDLTQQGSGHVV from the coding sequence ATGCTCGGCCTAGTACGCACTGCCTTGCGAAGACCGTACACGTTCGTCGTACTCGCAATCCTGATTCTCATCATCGGGCCGCTGGCGGCGCTGCGCACGCCCACCGACATCTTCCCGAACATCCGGATCCCCGTGATCGCGGTGATCTGGCAATACACGGGCCTGTCGCCGGACCAGATGGTGGGCCGCATCTCGTCGCCGTTCGAGCGCGTGCTGACCACCACCGTCAACGACATCGAGCACACCGAGGCGCAGTCGATCGCCGGCTTCGGCATCGTCAAGATCTTCTTCCAGCCCGGCGTCGACATCAATACGGCCAACGCGCAGGTCACGGCGGTGGCGCAGACGCTGCTGCGCCAGCTGCCGCCCGGCACCACGCCGCCGCTGATCCTGAACTACAGCGCCTCGACGGTGCCGATCATCCAGCTCGCGCTGTCGGGCAAGGGCCTGTCCGAACAGAACCTGGCCGACCTCGGCACCAACATCATCCGGCCGTCGCTGGTGTCGGTGCCGGGCGCGGCGATCCCCTACCCGTTCGGCGGCAAGACGCGCCAGGTGCAGCTCGACGTGGATCCGGCCGCGCTGCAGGCGCGCGGGCTGTCGGCGCAGGACGTGGCCAACGCGCTGGCCGGCCAGAACCTGCTCACGCCGGTCGGCACGCAGAAGATCGGCAACTTCGAATACACGCTGAACCTCAACGACGCGCCCGACGACATCCGCGATCTCGCCAACCTGCCGGTCAAGGCGGTGAACGGCACGACGATCTACATGCACGACATCGCGAACGTCCACGACGGCAGCGCGCCGCAGACCAACATCGTCCACGTCAACGGCAGCCGCTCGGTGCTGCTGACGGTGCTGAAGAACGGCGCGGCCTCGACGCTCGCGATCATCGCCGGCATCAAGGACCGGGTGGCCGCCGGCAAGGCGGGCTGGCCCGACGCGCTGCGCATCGATCCGATCGGCGACCAGTCGCTGTTCGTGACGGCCGCGATCAGCGGCGTAGCGCGCGAGGGCGTGATCGCCGCCGTGCTGACCAGCCTGATGATCCTGCTGTTCCTCGGCAGCTGGCGCTCCACGCTGATCATCGCCACCTCGATCCCGCTCGCGGTGCTCGGTTCGATCATCACGCTCTCGGCGCTCGGCGAGACGCTCAACATCATGACGCTGGGCGGCCTCGCGCTCGCGGTGGGGATCCTGGTGGACGACGCCACCGTGACGATCGAGAACATCAACTGGCACCTGGAACAGGGCAAGCAGGTGGAGGAGGCGATCCTCGACGGCGCCGCGCAGATCGTCACGCCGGCCTTCGTCTCGCTGCTCTGCATCTGCATCGTGTTCGTGCCGATGTTCTTCCTGAACGGCATCGCGCGCTTCCTGTTCGTGCCGATGGCCGAGGCCGTGATGTTCGCGATGATCTCGTCGTTCATCCTGTCGCGCACGCTGGTGCCGACCATGGCGAAGTACCTGCTCAAACCGCACCTCCACGCCGGCGGCGACGGCCACGACGGCCATGGCGAGCCCGCCGCGAAGCCGGCCAGCCGCAACCCGCTGGTGCGCTTCCAGCGCGCCTTCGAGGCGCGCTTCGAAGCCGTGCGCGCGCGCTATCGCGGCCTGCTCGAGCTGGCGCTCGCCAACCGCCGGCCGTTCGTCTCGGTGTTCTTCGGCTGCGTGCTGCTGTCGTTCGCGCTGGTGCCGCTGCTGGGCCAGAACTTCTTCCCGTCGGTGGACGCCGGCCAGATCGTGATGCACGTGCGCGCGCCGGTGGGCACGCGCGTGGAGCGCACCGCCGAGATCCTCGCCGACGTGCAGCGCGCGGTCCGCCGCATCGTGCCGGCCGCCGAGCTCGGCGCGATGGTCGACAACATGGGCCTGTCGGTCAGCGGCATCAACACCGCCTACAACAACACCGGCACCATCGGCTCGCAGGACGGCGACATCCAGATCACGCTCAACGAGGGCCACGCGCCCACCGCCGACTACGTGCGCAAGATGCGCGAGGTGCTGCCGCGCGAATTCCCGGGCGTGACGTTCTCGTTCCCGCCCGCCGACATCATCAGCCAGATCCTGAACTTCGGCGCGCCCGCTCCGATCGACCTGCAGGTGCGCGGCAACAACCTGGCCGCGAACTTCGCCTACGCCGACACGCTGCTGCGCGAGATCCGCCGCGTGCCGGGCGTGGCGGACGCGCGGCTGCAGCAGTCGGCGCAGAATCCGGCGTTCTCGGTGGACGTCGACCGCACCCGCGCGCAACTGCTCGGCATCACCGAACGCGACGTCACCAACAGCCTGGTGGTGAACCTGGCCGGCTCCAGCCAGGTCGCGCCGACCTACTGGCTGAACCCGGCCAACGGCGTGTCCTACCCGATCGTGATGCAGACCCCGCAGTACAACCTCGATTCGCTCGCGGCGCTGCAGAACCTGCCGGTGTCGGCCACCGGCGTGAACGCGACCGGCAGCGGCGGCCAGATCCTCGGCGGACTCGCCACCATCCGCCGCCAGAACATCCACTCGGTGATCAGCCAGTACAACATCCAGCCGATGGTGGAGATCTTCGCGACCACCCAGGACCGCGATCTCGGCGCGGTCTCGCGCGACATCAACCGGATCGTCGCCGCGCACGCCTCGACGCTGCCGCGCGGCGCCTCGGTGTCGCTGCTCGGCCAGGTGCAGACCATGAACAACGCGTTCGGCGGCATGCTGTTCGGCCTGCTCGGCGCGGTGGTGCTGATCTACCTGCTGATCGTGGTGAACTTCCAGTCGTGGTCCGATCCGTTCGTGATCGTCACCGCGCTGCCCGCCGCGCTGGCCGGCATCGTCTGGATGCTGTTCGCGACCCACACCACCATGTCGGTGCCCGCGCTGACCGGCGCGATCATGTGCATGGGGGTGGCCACCGCGAACTCGATCCTGGTGGTCAGCTTCTGCCGCGAGTCGCTCGCGCAGCACGGCGACGTGATGCGCGCCGCGCTCGAAGGCGGCTTCACGCGGTTCCGGCCGGTGCTGATGACGGCGCTGTCGATGATCATCGGCATGGCGCCGATGGCGCTCGGCCTCGGCGAGGGCGGCGAGCAGAACGCCCCGCTCGGGCGCGCCGTGATCGGCGGCCTGGTCTTCGCGACCACCGCCACGCTGTTCCTGGTGCCCGCCGTGTTCTGCATGATTCATTCGCGCCCGCGCCGGGCGCCCTCCTCCGACCTCACTCAGCAAGGATCTGGTCATGTCGTCTGA